From Gloeocapsa sp. PCC 73106, one genomic window encodes:
- a CDS encoding DUF3155 domain-containing protein codes for MARKRKRKSRRRLEGRKILALVPQYNLESGEDKPVTAARKYIKKEGIDPPAVLVVRRNEHTTDRYFWAEKGLFGAQYVEENHFLFPSLRGIAPTNKTNAVAVVGSS; via the coding sequence TTGGCAAGGAAACGTAAACGGAAGAGTCGCCGCCGCCTAGAAGGACGTAAGATACTGGCATTAGTCCCACAATACAATCTAGAAAGTGGTGAAGATAAACCAGTTACAGCAGCGCGCAAATACATTAAAAAAGAAGGAATTGATCCCCCGGCTGTCTTGGTTGTTAGACGCAACGAGCACACCACGGATAGATACTTTTGGGCAGAAAAGGGTTTGTTCGGTGCTCAATACGTGGAAGAGAACCATTTTCTCTTTCCCAGCTTAAGGGGTATCGCACCGACTAATAAAACTAATGCCGTAGCCGTCGTTGGTAGTTCGTAA
- a CDS encoding cofactor assembly of complex C subunit B gives MNSPIIISTFCLTLLLMVGLFFFIRASVKERIEELVLISKLPEETLKPQLQNYFESRAYRIKTLDAQNNRVVFEGFVRPSWFLAILLSVLAAFGLLSLALVISLLNPHLSFLGLIFPLLAPVAGIFYWKNAGRLEEVVLQIKSLTDSHDDSKTQIEIKAHRDELLTLQKSLKI, from the coding sequence GTGAATAGTCCAATCATTATCTCGACTTTTTGTTTAACTCTACTACTGATGGTAGGGTTATTCTTCTTTATTCGGGCTTCGGTTAAAGAGCGGATCGAAGAACTTGTCTTGATCAGTAAGTTACCGGAAGAAACCCTGAAGCCTCAATTACAAAATTACTTTGAATCTAGAGCTTACCGTATTAAGACTCTAGATGCTCAAAATAATCGAGTTGTTTTCGAGGGTTTTGTCCGTCCTAGCTGGTTTTTGGCGATTTTACTAAGTGTTCTAGCGGCTTTCGGCTTACTATCTTTAGCTTTAGTTATTTCTCTGCTTAATCCACACCTGAGTTTTCTGGGATTAATCTTTCCCCTACTCGCTCCAGTCGCTGGTATTTTCTACTGGAAAAATGCGGGGCGTCTAGAAGAAGTAGTTTTGCAGATCAAATCCCTAACAGACAGCCACGATGACTCTAAAACTCAAATAGAGATTAAAGCTCACCGAGATGAGTTGCTAACTTTACAGAAATCTCTTAAAATCTAA